In the genome of Triticum urartu cultivar G1812 chromosome 5, Tu2.1, whole genome shotgun sequence, one region contains:
- the LOC125507038 gene encoding nucleolar complex-associated protein 2-like, protein MAKKLGKKARKFAHKHLQGGAKRSRKLRSQFNRRTRKDGKGREDDNRLDGDGGSEETRRNDPTMNMNDDVATLANCLEFPEDENELDGDLSDSDGYLSEDLECVYYSDSDDDNVMKECIVQDDLDEQNNEMRLAVKKQKKKLKKLLDKDPKFANFLEKWQLELVNYESKEDSDEQDEMDSVDNGVNSGDKDPPSDKILTSKTISEWCQLVLDEPKAPALRNLLNAFRDACQFGLNSNSLSMQRLQSTEVFYQIISFVLSKADNIFRALLEISDDDKGKLMNQRNGKKWQDIEPLIKSYLRNSLDLISQLTDNQILTYVLTRLRTSAVYFSAYPSTSRRLLKILIRLWASGDQNLSLSSFLMIREVVSLLPDCLDFCLTKTYNAYLSSSKIVDNRNIENIDFILNCLVELYSLDIQKAGERAVISVGQLSAILRQASKTKGKEDLLKIDNWQYINCINLWVRFICVNYKDCHNLHLLFSSVVQIIRGVAHLLPGMRYLPLRLKLAHMLNELSNCSQMFFPVPSLIFGSLEFREIPPKEQTEKGKTHFSSLLKVPRNMLKSRDFQEQCVLSAIEVLSAHFFQWSYHVSFPEVATIPLILLKRLQEQTTIESLRRPLKRMIDQVSENRDFVQRKREVVSFSSDQHIVRGA, encoded by the exons ATGGCCAAGAAGCTCGGGAAGAAGGCCCGCAAGTTCGCCCACAAGCACCTCCAGGGCGGTGCCAAGCGCAGCCGCAAGCTCCGCTCCCAGTTCAACCGCCGCACCCGCAAAG ATGGGAAGGGCCGGGAGGACGACAACCGCCTGGACGGCGACGGCGGCAGCGAGGAGACCCGCCGCAACGACCCCACCAT GAACATGAACGATGATGTAGCTACTTTGGCTAACTGTTTAGAGTTTCCAGAAGATGAGAATGAATTAGATGGGGATCTATCCGACAGTGATGGCTATCTTTCAGAG GATCTTGAGTGTGTGTACTACTCTGACAGTGATGATGATAATGTTATGAAAG AGTGTATTGTACAAGATGATCTCGACGAACAGAACAATGAGATGCGCTTGGCTGTaaaaaagcaaaagaaaaagttgAAGAAGTTGTTGGATAAG GACCCTAAGTTTGCAAACTTCCTTGAGAAATGGCAATTGGAATTGGTGAACTATGAAAGTAAAGAA GATTCAGATGAACAAGATGAGATGGATTCTGTGGACAACGGGGTCAATTCTGGTGATAAAGATCCTCCAAGTGATAAGATCCTTACAAGCAAGACAATAAGTGAATGGTGTCAACTAGTCTTAGATGAACCTAAAGCACCTGCTCTGCGTAACCTACTAAATGCTTTCCGGGATGCATGTCAATTTGGTCTGAATTCAAATAGCCTTTCCATGCAGAGACTTCAAAGTACCGAAGTATTTTATCAGATAATATCATTTGTTCTTTCTAAGGCAGACAATATTTTCCGTGCTCTCTTAGAAATTTCTGATGATGACAAGGGGAAACTTATGAATCAGAGAAATGGAAAGAAATGGCAAGATATTGAGCCGCTCATAAAGTCTTACTTGCGGAATTCTCTTGATCTGATTAGTCAACTTACTGATAACCAAATACTTACCTATGTCTTGACTCGGCTTAGAACATCTGCGGTATATTTTTCTGCGTATCCCTCAACATCAAGGAGGCTTCTCAAG ATCTTAATTCGCTTGTGGGCAAGTGGTGATCAGAACTTGTCCCTGTCTTCGTTTCTTATGATTCGAGAAGTGGTTTCACTCTTACCTGACTGTCTGGATTTCTGCTTAACTAAAACATATAATGCATACCTTTCTAGTTCCAAGATTGTGGACAACAGAAATATAGAAAATATCGATTTTATTCTGAACTGTCTGGTGGAACTTTATTCTCTGGATATTCAGAAAGCAGGTGAAAGGGCAGTAATTTCTGTGGGACAATTGAGTGCTATTCTTAGACAGGCGTCTAAAACAAAGGGAAAG GAAGATCTTTTGAAGATAGATAACTGGCAGTATATAAACTGCATAAACCTATGGGTTAGGTTTATTTGTGTTAATTACAAGGATTGCCACAACCTCCATCTATTATTCTCTTCAGTTGTTCAGATAATAAGGGGGGTGGCTCATTTATTGCCAGGCATGCGATACTTACCACTGAGACTGAAGCTTGCGCACATGCTAAATGAGCTTTCGAATTGCAGTCAGATGTTCTTTCCAGTTCCATCGTTGATATTTGGGTCCCTAGAATTTAGGGAGATCCCTCCGAAAGAGCAAACAGAAAAAGGAAAGACCCACTTTTCGTCACTACTGAAG GTGCCAAGGAACATGCTGAAATCAAGAGATTTCCAAGAGCAGTGCGTTCTTTCAGCAATCGAGGTTCTATCGGCACATTTTTTCCAGTGGAGCTATCATGTTTCTTTTCCAGAAGTAGCCACCATTCCGCTCATCCTCTTGAAAAGATTGCAAGAGCAGACAACGATTGAGTCCCTCCGCCGTCCTCTTAAACGAATGATAGACCAG GTGAGCGAGAACAGGGATTTTGTGCAAAGGAAGAGGGAGGTGGTCTCTTTCTCcagtgatcaacacatagtaagaggagcatga